Proteins encoded by one window of Epinephelus moara isolate mb chromosome 18, YSFRI_EMoa_1.0, whole genome shotgun sequence:
- the znf598 gene encoding E3 ubiquitin-protein ligase ZNF598, translating into MASKNTKETEKNCVLCCQEVSIIALGKCDHPVCYRCSTKMRVLCDQKYCAVCREELDKVVFVKKLEAFSSLPYQQFPCEKKHDIYFCDEKIYAQYRHLLLPECLRCSEPKVFSKFEELEQHMRKQHELFCCKLCTKHLKIFSHERKWYNRKELARHRAHGDPDDTSHRGHPLCKFCDDRYLDNDELLKHLRRDHYFCHFCDADGSQEYYSDYQYLSEHFRESHYLCEEGRCATEQFTHAFRSEIDYKAHKAAAHSKNRAEARQNRHIDLQFNYAPRQQRRNEGMVSGEDYEEMRHNRGGRGRLHGGQKSWRYSREEEDREVAAAMRASMALHRQEERGAMQERSAPKHCREERTERTEPEEPRHRTGHIKPISKPPVRTMKSTNPGEGEDDFPALGATAAPPMVKPAPAALTAAPAALKEDDFPSLSAVAVSSPMTPAYSAQPRKTSSFQEEDFPALVSKIRPLKHTAGTNSAWSNHTAVAKPVSHPPPSSRPSPPLSSASSGPQLLSSSNSSSSRRKKKVGDNGKATTNRSPPSSDDDNSGLTQQEFRSVPTMLDISSLLTVKGGNSKPSSVTSNPPNPTSYTDAPTSKASKKKKPQKNTAAAFTSVSSVSGTTQSVSTNSVETAAQKENVPEKTWNKPPSTAVTATMMSGLANGHTEKSPPLSKEAVITPPSKADPPAEQEEDFPALMTKNPPPGFKSSFPLKAAASAPSSTMPPPPPGLGISATKPPPGFTGIPLNSNVVEPAVSAVNPPPKVASSGYLVPEDFHQRNLELIQSIRKYLHNDESKFNQFKNYSAQFRQSVISAGQYHSSCKDLLGDDFNRIFNELLVLLPDTSKQQELLTAHADCKALEKQTGTGGKRNKNKKNAWQTPTTAANTAAELDCQVCPTCRQVLAPKDFNSHKTLHTRDNEEFPSLQSISRIIS; encoded by the exons CGGGAGGAGCTCGACAAG GTGGTGTTCGTGAAAAAACTGGAGGCCTTCTCGTCTCTGCCCTACCAGCAGTTCCCCTGTGAGAAGAAGCATGATATCTATTTCTGTGATGAGAAGATCTATGCCCAGTACAG gcatctgctgctgccagagtgcCTCCGCTGCTCAGAGCCGAAGGTCTTCTCCAAGTTCGAGGAGCTGGAGCAGCACATGAGGAAGCAGCACGAGCTCTTCTGCTGCAAGCTCTGCACAAAGCATCTCAAG ATCTTCTCCCATGAGCGTAAATGGTACAACCGTAAGGAACTAGCACGTCACAGAGCGCATGGAGACCCGGACGACACCAGTCACAGAGGACACCCGCTCTGCAAGTTCTGTGATGACCGTTACCTCGATAATGACGAGCTGCTTAAACACTTGCGCAGGGACCACTACTTCTGCCATTTCTGTGATGCAGACGGTTCCCAAGAGTACTACAG CGATTACCAATACCTGAGTGAGCACTTCAGAGAGAGCCACTACCTGTGTGAGGAGGGCCGCTGCGCCACAGAACAGTTCACCCATGCATTCCGCTCTGAGATCGACTACAAGGCCCACAAGGCTGCAGCACACAGCAAGAACCGAGCAGAGGCTCGACAGAACCGCCACATCGACCTGCAGTTTAACTACGCCCcgagacagcagaggagaaatgaAG GTATGGTATCAGGTGAGGACTATGAGGAGATGCGGCACAaccgaggaggaagaggaaggctTCATGGGGGACAGAAGAGTTGGAGATACTCCCG agaggaagaggacaggGAGGTGGCAGCTGCTATGAGGGCATCCATGGCGCTGcatagacaggaggagagaggagcgaTGCAGGAGAGGAGCGCTCCCAAAcactgcagagaggagaggacggAGAGAACAGAACCAGAAGAGCCCAGACACAGGACCGGTCACATCAAACCAATAAGCAAACCTCCAG TAAGAACAATGAAAAGCACCAATCCAGGGGAAGGAGAGGATGACTTCCCAGCTTTaggagccacagctgccccaccCAT GGTAAAGCCAGCTCCTGCAGCGTTGACAGCAGCCCCCGCAGCTTTGAAGGAAGATGACTTCCCAAGCCTCTCAGCTGTGGCAGTATCATCCCCCATGACCCCGGCTTACTCTGCTCAACCCAGAAAGACTTCCTCTTTCCAAGAGGAGGATTTCCCTGCGCTCGTATCCAAAATCCGGCccctcaaacacacagctgGCACCAACTCTGCTTGGTCCAACCATACTGCTGTAGCTAAACCTGTCTCTCacccacccccctcctccagaccatcccctcctctctcctccgcATCCTCCGGCCCtcagctcctctcctcctcaaacTCTTCATCGTCACGGAGGAAAAAGAAAGTAGGGGACAATGGGAAAGCAACAACTAACAGGTCTCCTCCTTCTTCTGACGATGATAACAGCGGATTGACGCAGCAGGAGTTCCGCTCGGTGCCCACCATGTTGGATATCTCGTCTCTGCTCACTGTTAAAGGAGGCAACAGCAAACCCTCCTCTGTGACCTCCAACCCACCAAACCCGACCAGCTACACTGATGCCCCTACCTCTAAAGCCAGCAAGAAGAAGAAACCGCAGAAGAACACAGCTGCTGCCTTTACATCTGTGTCTTCAGTGTCAGGAACGACACAGAGTGTAAGTACAAACTCAGTGGAAACGGCAGCACAAAAGGAGAATGTCCCTGAGAAAACTTGGAACAAACCCCCCTCCACTGCTGTGACAGCAACAATGATGAGTGGATTGGCTAATGGCCACACGGAGAAATCACCACCACTCAGTAAGGAGGCAGTAATAACCCCTCCTTCCAAGGCAGACCCCCCTGCTGAACAGGAGGAAGACTTCCCTGCTCTTATGACCAAGAACCCACCACCAG GCTTCAAGTCCTCCTTCCCGCTGAAGGCCGCAGCTTCTGCCCCATCCTCCACCATGCCCCCACCTCCACCTGGCCTGGGAATCTCTGCCACTAAACCTCCCCCAGGATTCACTGGGATCCCCCTCAACAGCAACGTGGTGGAACCTGCTGTGTCTGCAGTCAACCC GCCCCCTAAGGTGGCGAGCAGTGGTTACCTGGTGCCAGAGGACTTCCATCAAAGGAACCTGGAGCTGATCCAGTCCATCAGAAAATACCTCCATAACGACGAGTCAAAGTTCAACCAGTTCAAAAATTACTCGGCACAGTTCAGACAG AGTGTGATATCAGCAGGCCAGTACCACAGCAGCTGTAAGGACCTGCTCGGAGACGACTTTAACCGCATCTTCAACGAGCTTCTGGTGCTCTTGCCGGACACCAGCAAGCAGCAGGAGCTCCTGACTGCCCACGCCGACTGTAAGGCGCTGGAGAAGCAGACCGGCACCGGAGGGAAGagaaacaagaacaagaagaacGCCTGGCAGACGCCGACCACAGCTGCGAACACAGCAGCTGAGCTGGACTGCCAGGTGTGCCCCACTTGCAGACAGGTACTGGCCCCTAAAGACTTCAACTCCCACAAGACCCTGCACACCAGGGACAATGAGGAGTTCCCTTCCTTGCAGTCAATTAGCCGAATCATCAGCTAG